The region GGCTCTGGGAAGTCGCCTGGCTGCATGTGACAGCAGTTTCATGGACCAGCACCAGCACTCCCAACTTACCAGAATATTCCAAGCTCCCTCCTGCGGTTGATGTCTCTCTTAATTTGGCAAACAGAGCACATGAGGCACCACATGGTGATACAGTAGTCAGAGCAAATGGACCCCTGTTAGGGAGAAACTGGTTAGGGACAGAGGCTTCCCAGAAGCCACGTTCCAACCACGAAAATGTTAATCACATTCCAAATCAAGTATTCTTTTGTGCTTGGCAGGCTGCAGCATcctgagaagaaaacactgaagcCCTGGGCTGGCAAACTCCAAGCACCAcgaaaaggaaggaaggagcccTTTGTGGAGGCTGCAGATAGCTACTTATCTTTTGACTTCTGAGCTTCagactgggaagaaaaatgcacaCAGGAACAGACAATTTGGGCAAAGTGAACTTAAGCCTCCTGGTTTGCACTCGGGATGGCAGCAACCACCACCCCTGTGGAAGAAACACCCTTACGTATATACTGTCCACCTTTCTCCCAAACCTGACTGTGGATCTTTATCCGTGTAATCAGCTTCACCTATTCTTTAGTCAGCCCACAGTTATCTCAAGTCTTTCCCATCTTTCAAAGCTCaaaggaggaagcagcagctgaggtggatacgaatggggaaaaaagggcgAGTAGAAAtcactgctgccctgagcccctCCTTTAAGCGCAGAGAGAGGCGCCTCGGGGGCATCCCGTCTTTCGGGCTCGCAGCAGGGTGAGGGGGCAGGCTCCGCACTGACCGGGATGTTGTATCTGGTGCGGTACAGGGTCCTCATGGCCACGCTGGTCCCACACATGCAGCACTCGTTCATGTCCCCGGCCACTTGGCACGCCAGGCAGGGGAAACAGAACATCCcgcagcagcctggcagggggAGAAACACAGCACTGGAACCAcgggagcagctgggagagccaggctgCACGGCTGCACAGCGGCAGGGGCCGAGCAGCGGGAAAGGCAAGGGACGTGTATCCCAGGCACTCACAGACGCCACAGTCGGAGCAGCAGTCCATCAGGCCCGTCTGCCATGTGCATCTGGAGACAGCGGACATGGCCCCGCCATACTGCGGCTGGATCGTCACTACCGTGGGGACAGCCATGCCAGGTCCTGCtctgagagagaggaaactgGACAGTCAGTGACCAACAGCTGGGACAGCCATGCCAGGTCCTGCtctgagagagagaggaaactggacagtcagtgaccagcagctgggacagccaTGCCAGGTCCTGttctgagagagaggaaactgAACAGTCAGTGACCAACAGCTGGGACAGCCATGCCAGGTCCTGttctgagagagaggaaactggacagtcagtgaccagcagctgggacagccaTGCCAGGTCCTGttctgagagagaggaaactggacagtcagtgaccagcagctgggacagccaTGCCAGGTCCTGCtctgagagagagaggaaactgGACAGTCAGTGACCAACAGCTGGGACAGCCATGCCAGGTCCTGCtctgagagagagaggaaactgGACAGTCAGTGACCAACAGCTGGGACAGCCATGCCAGGTCCTGctctgagagagagaaaactggacagtcagtgaccagcagctgggacagccaTGCCAGGTCCTGTtctgagagagaaaggaaactgGATAGTCAGTGACAAAACTGTAGTCAATCTGGACCTCCAAGCAAACTGGTGGCTACCATCCTTCAGCAGCCCCTCTTTTGCCCAGCTCCCTAGCTGCCACTGGAGATGGTAGAGCATAACCATATCTTGCCTGCTTTTCTAGGTTTTTGCATTATCTGTCTTTTTAATCCAGCCTTCAAAATAGCATCAGGTCACTGATGTTCCCCATACTCCAGCCCATAAAGGCTTTGCTAGTGCTTAGGCATGGCTCATTCCCcttgtgctgagctgggctgggcagtgaaCCCAGGCTAAAGGGAGTGCCTTGGGCATTCCAGTTGTTGCCTTGGTGTATTTTACACAAGTTGGCTTTGGCATGGCCCGGAGCACATGGGAAACACCTGTGGACTCCATTTCCTCATAGCAAAGCCAGGCTATGCACAAGATAGATACTATAGAAAACCCGTATCTCTGGTTTCTTGACATAGGGAGCCAGAAAGCCAGAATATCAGTGTCTGAAGTCTGACACCCTCTCCTTGCCTTCCTGAGGTTAAGCAAGTAAGTAAACCTTGAAAACCAGTAAGCTTCAGGcctaaataataataatgatgaagATAATAGTAAGACTATCAACAAAAACAATTCCTCTCTGCTTCTAATTCCCCAGCCAAGTAAAAAAGCACGAGGTATTTCTAGGCAACAATTCTAAGAAAGTTTGGGCTTGGGTGAGGTTGTCTGAGATAAACTGCCTGCTCACATCTGCTGAAACTTTTTTCTTGGGTTGGTTCATTTTATTTGTTAGAAACAGCAACTCGACA is a window of Sylvia atricapilla isolate bSylAtr1 chromosome 4, bSylAtr1.pri, whole genome shotgun sequence DNA encoding:
- the LOC136360625 gene encoding placenta-specific gene 8 protein-like isoform X1 encodes the protein MAVPTVVTIQPQYGGAMSAVSRCTWQTGLMDCCSDCGVCCCGMFCFPCLACQVAGDMNECCMCGTSVAMRTLYRTRYNIPGSICSDYCITMWCLMCSVCQIKRDINRRRELGIFW
- the LOC136360625 gene encoding placenta-specific gene 8 protein-like isoform X3, with amino-acid sequence MAVPTVVTIQPQYGGAMSAVSRCTWQTGLMDCCSDCGVCCCGMFCFPCLACQVAGDMNECCMCGTSVAMRTLYRTRYNIPGSICSDYCITMWCLMCSVCQIKRDINRRRELGIF